A region from the Ursus arctos isolate Adak ecotype North America unplaced genomic scaffold, UrsArc2.0 scaffold_6, whole genome shotgun sequence genome encodes:
- the TPD52 gene encoding tumor protein D52 isoform X3 translates to MDRGEQGLLRTDPVPEEGEDVAATISATETLSEEEQEELRKELAKVEEEIQTLSQVLAAKEKHLAEIKRKLGINSLQELKQNIAKGWQDVTATSAYKKTSETLSQAGQKASAAFSSVGSVITKKLEDVKNSPTFKSFEEKVENLKSKVGGTKPAGGDFGDVLNSTANASASAAEPLPEQTQASP, encoded by the exons GTCTGCTGAGAACAGACCCAGTACCTGAGGAAGGAGAAGATGTTGCTGCCACGATCAGTGCCACAGAGACCCTATCGGAGGAGGAGCAAGAAGAGCTAAGAAAAGAACTTGCAAAG GTAGAAGAAGAAATCCAGACTCTGTCTCAGGTGTTAGCAGCAAAAGAGAAGCATCTAGCAGAGATCAAACGGAAACTTGGGATCAATTCACTACAGGAACTAAAACAGAACATTGCCAAAGGCTGGCAGGATGTGACAGCAACATCTGC ATACAAAAAGACGTCTGAAACCTTATCTCAAGCTGGACAGAAGGCATCAGCTGCTTTCTCATCTGTTGGATCAGTCATCACCAAAAAGCTGGAAGACGTAAA AAACTCCCCAACTTTCAAGTCATTTGAAGAAAAGGTTGAAAACTTAAAG tctaaagtAGGGGGAACCAAGCCAGCCGGCGGGGATTTTGGAGATGTCTTGAATTCAACTGCAAATGCCAGCGCCAGCGCCGCGGAGCCTCTTCCAGAACAGACGCAGGCGAGCCCGTGA
- the TPD52 gene encoding tumor protein D52 isoform X1, with protein MDCRQMDFYEDYQSPFDFDAGVNKNYLYLSPSGNSSPSGSPTLQKFGLLRTDPVPEEGEDVAATISATETLSEEEQEELRKELAKVEEEIQTLSQVLAAKEKHLAEIKRKLGINSLQELKQNIAKGWQDVTATSAYKKTSETLSQAGQKASAAFSSVGSVITKKLEDVKNSPTFKSFEEKVENLKSKVGGTKPAGGDFGDVLNSTANASASAAEPLPEQTQASP; from the exons ATGGACTGTAGACAGATGGATTTTTATGAAGATTACCAGTCCCCATTTGACTTTGACGCAGGAGTGAACAAAAACTATCTTTACTTGTCTCCTAGTGGAAATTCGTCTCCATCTGGATCACCTACTCTTCAGAAATTTG GTCTGCTGAGAACAGACCCAGTACCTGAGGAAGGAGAAGATGTTGCTGCCACGATCAGTGCCACAGAGACCCTATCGGAGGAGGAGCAAGAAGAGCTAAGAAAAGAACTTGCAAAG GTAGAAGAAGAAATCCAGACTCTGTCTCAGGTGTTAGCAGCAAAAGAGAAGCATCTAGCAGAGATCAAACGGAAACTTGGGATCAATTCACTACAGGAACTAAAACAGAACATTGCCAAAGGCTGGCAGGATGTGACAGCAACATCTGC ATACAAAAAGACGTCTGAAACCTTATCTCAAGCTGGACAGAAGGCATCAGCTGCTTTCTCATCTGTTGGATCAGTCATCACCAAAAAGCTGGAAGACGTAAA AAACTCCCCAACTTTCAAGTCATTTGAAGAAAAGGTTGAAAACTTAAAG tctaaagtAGGGGGAACCAAGCCAGCCGGCGGGGATTTTGGAGATGTCTTGAATTCAACTGCAAATGCCAGCGCCAGCGCCGCGGAGCCTCTTCCAGAACAGACGCAGGCGAGCCCGTGA
- the TPD52 gene encoding tumor protein D52 isoform X2: MDCRQMDFYEDYQSPFDFDAGVNKNYLYLSPSGNSSPSGSPTLQKFGLLRTDPVPEEGEDVAATISATETLSEEEQEELRKELAKVEEEIQTLSQVLAAKEKHLAEIKRKLGINSLQELKQNIAKGWQDVTATSAYKKTSETLSQAGQKASAAFSSVGSVITKKLEDVNIRSIQHSISMPAMR, from the exons ATGGACTGTAGACAGATGGATTTTTATGAAGATTACCAGTCCCCATTTGACTTTGACGCAGGAGTGAACAAAAACTATCTTTACTTGTCTCCTAGTGGAAATTCGTCTCCATCTGGATCACCTACTCTTCAGAAATTTG GTCTGCTGAGAACAGACCCAGTACCTGAGGAAGGAGAAGATGTTGCTGCCACGATCAGTGCCACAGAGACCCTATCGGAGGAGGAGCAAGAAGAGCTAAGAAAAGAACTTGCAAAG GTAGAAGAAGAAATCCAGACTCTGTCTCAGGTGTTAGCAGCAAAAGAGAAGCATCTAGCAGAGATCAAACGGAAACTTGGGATCAATTCACTACAGGAACTAAAACAGAACATTGCCAAAGGCTGGCAGGATGTGACAGCAACATCTGC ATACAAAAAGACGTCTGAAACCTTATCTCAAGCTGGACAGAAGGCATCAGCTGCTTTCTCATCTGTTGGATCAGTCATCACCAAAAAGCTGGAAGACGTAAA TATCCGCTCCATTCAACATTCAATTAGCATGCCTGCTATGAGGTAA